A stretch of Rhododendron vialii isolate Sample 1 chromosome 4a, ASM3025357v1 DNA encodes these proteins:
- the LOC131323907 gene encoding cysteine-rich repeat secretory protein 38-like, with protein MSSSSRLFSLLPLLCFSLLLQLTLATNPTFYSCSSSSGNFSANDPYNQNLNNLTSYLDSLTPLTGFGSASIGLNQTQVTGLALCRGDINSTDCQTCVDGAIVQVQNICPFKKAAFVWYDYCQLKYSNLDFLGQIDYQDWSALENPINASNPVYFNEKVNELLTDLEGVAYTSPTMYASGTLEIGNSTTLYGFVQCTRDLSSTNCKTCIDIAIKVFPYGKIGAKIVSANCNARVEIYPFLNT; from the coding sequence ATGTCTTCCTCCTCAAggcttttctctcttctccctctcctctgtttttctctcctcctccaactCACTCTTGCAACAAACCCAACTTTTTATTCCTGCTCATCAAGCTCCGGAAATTTCAGTGCCAATGACCCTTACAACCAGAACTTGAACAACCTAACGAGTTATCTCGACTCACTAACTCCGCTGACTGGGTTTGGTTCTGCCTCGATAGGCCTGAACCAGACCCAAGTCACCGGCCTCGCTCTCTGCCGAGGTGACATCAACAGTACAGATTGCCAAACCTGTGTTGACGGTGCAATCGTCCAGGTTCAAAACATTTGCCCATTCAAGAAAGCGGCATTCGTCTGGTACGATTATTGTCAGTTGAAATACTCGAACCTCGATTTCTTGGGCCAAATCGATTACCAGGATTGGTCTGCCCTGGAGAATCCTATAAATGCAAGCAACCCAGTTTATTTCAACGAAAAGGTTAATGAGTTACTCACTGATCTGGAGGGAGTAGCTTATACTAGCCCGACAATGTATGCTTCCGGGACGTTGGAGATCGGGAATTCGACTACCCTTTATGGATTTGTTCAATGCACCAGAGATCTTTCTAGTACTAATTGTAAGACTTGTATTGATATTGCTATTAAAGTGTTTCCGTACGGAAAAATAGGAGCGAAAATCGTGAGTGCAAATTGTAACGCGCGTGTTGAGATATACCCTTTTCTCAATACCTAG